One genomic window of Pantanalinema sp. includes the following:
- a CDS encoding LptF/LptG family permease, which yields MIRLPGLSIVDRYLIVELLGPFLFGVGAFTAIMTATSVLFELITLMVRFGLPIVTVLQIIALRLPEMAFYTFPMAMLLASLLAFGRLSGDSEITALKACGVSLFRIMAPVALVSILVSGATVALNEYVVPSAEWAAKNILYEAQHQKKLPTARENVFYQELEEGQLKRVFYARSFDGEVMRNVLVQEFEGSRLDRIIHADRARYTGGAWTFSDGILYQMAENGEYRFFARFKEQQVRLREALLSLSSEQRAPTEMNVRELSAHIRRLEESGVQGSGLNELRVQLHQKLSVPFASMVFMLVGAPLGLRPNRSSSSIGLGLSILIIFVYYVAMFTFMALGQTGHLPPALAAWMPNILGAALGLGLIARAARS from the coding sequence GTGATCCGCTTACCCGGCCTCTCGATCGTCGATCGCTACTTGATCGTCGAGCTGCTCGGTCCCTTCCTCTTCGGGGTGGGGGCCTTCACCGCCATCATGACGGCCACCTCGGTGCTGTTCGAGCTGATCACCCTCATGGTGCGCTTCGGCCTGCCCATCGTGACGGTGCTCCAGATCATCGCCCTGCGCCTGCCCGAGATGGCCTTCTACACCTTCCCCATGGCCATGCTGCTGGCGAGCCTGCTCGCGTTCGGGCGCCTCTCGGGCGACAGCGAGATCACCGCCCTCAAGGCCTGCGGCGTCTCCCTGTTCCGCATCATGGCGCCGGTGGCGCTCGTCAGCATCCTGGTCAGCGGGGCCACCGTGGCCCTCAACGAGTACGTGGTGCCGAGCGCCGAGTGGGCCGCCAAGAACATCCTCTACGAGGCCCAGCACCAGAAGAAGCTGCCCACCGCCCGCGAGAACGTGTTCTACCAGGAGCTGGAAGAGGGGCAACTCAAGCGGGTGTTCTACGCGCGCTCCTTCGACGGCGAGGTGATGCGCAACGTACTGGTGCAGGAGTTCGAGGGCTCGCGCCTCGACCGCATCATCCACGCCGATCGCGCCCGCTACACCGGCGGCGCCTGGACCTTCTCCGACGGCATCCTGTACCAGATGGCCGAGAACGGCGAGTATCGCTTCTTCGCGCGCTTCAAGGAGCAGCAGGTGCGCCTGCGCGAGGCCCTCTTGAGCCTTTCGAGCGAGCAGCGCGCCCCCACCGAGATGAACGTGCGCGAGCTGAGCGCTCACATCCGGCGCCTCGAGGAGAGCGGCGTGCAAGGTAGCGGCCTCAACGAATTGCGCGTACAATTGCACCAGAAGCTCTCGGTCCCGTTCGCGAGCATGGTCTTCATGCTGGTGGGAGCCCCGCTGGGGCTGCGCCCCAATCGTAGCTCCTCGTCCATCGGGCTGGGCCTGAGCATCCTCATCATCTTCGTCTACTACGTGGCCATGTTCACCTTCATGGCCCTGGGGCAGACGGGACACCTGCCGCCCGCGCTCGCCGCCTGGATGCCCAACATCCTCGGCGCGGCCCTGGGCCTCGGGCTCATCGCCCGCGCCGCGCGCAGTTAA